Proteins found in one Channa argus isolate prfri chromosome 7, Channa argus male v1.0, whole genome shotgun sequence genomic segment:
- the LOC137130777 gene encoding doublecortin domain-containing protein 2-like, translating into MSSEKPNFLAQPVVKNIFMFRNGDPYYEARRIVINQKRVSNFETLLREVTGGVQAPFGAVRNIYTPRRGHKVDSLESLQSGEQYVAAGRERFKKLDYQQIGSRRKRLLQTLPMQARPLPQNRITVSARFLKPIKEPCTIFVVANGDVLNPAMRILIHQRMLSQFDRVLEVITDKMGLRILGGVRSLYTYEGHQVTDGTQLESGQLYVAVGREKFKKLMYSDLLFTKPRGSRRVNGMKAYSLPPIYRFSKQNGHTTPSKTKSKSQCSDSRDEDSKASPTIDNGNNKEHLVSIVREISQARLISLRKRRSGQSVILGNSMDNDDLELKTDDVNTDANTDSKTDVTTDVTTDVTTDVTTDVTTDVTTDVNTDVNTDVTTDVTTDVNTDVNTDVTTDVTTDVTTDVNTDVNTDVTTDDTDDNQTPGEQPAEEQPADDGVKTTEENSKEVGENEEAAPENTEEEETVANKEEQENQEANDEKEGVEDNGETDEQNNEREEEAVAPEEKEEEIKGEIKEEVTDEAEQEVKSEEQETSTSNSDETQNSEKIEERSHSSSEGKKDEQETNVEEEKKDTNDGNMENISNDQNNDVDTGEEEKDRENSSDPGETQTDN; encoded by the exons ATGAGCTCGGAGAAGCCAAACTTCCTGGCGCAGCCCGTCGTGAAGAACATTTTCATGTTCAGAAACGGAGATCCGTACTACGAGGCTCGCCGTATAGTGATAAATCAAAAGAGGGTTTCCAACTTTGAGACTTTGCTAAGAGAGGTGACCGGCGGCGTACAAGCTCCATTTGGAGCGGTGAGAAACATCTACACGCCGAGAAGAGGCCACAAAGTGGACAGTTTGGAGAGTCTGCAGAGCGGGGAGCAGTACGTCGCTGCTGGACGGGAGAGATTCAAAAAGCTGGA CTACCAGCAGATTGGGTCCAGAAGAAAGAGATTGCTGCAGACTCTTCCAATGCAG GCTAGACCACTGCCTCAGAATCGAATCACTGTGTCCGCTCGGTTTCTGAAACCCATCAAGGAGCCATGCACAATATT TGTGGTAGCAAATGGTGACGTCTTGAACCCTGCAATGAGGATATTGATCCACCAGAGGATGCTAAGCCAGTTTGACAGGGTTCTCGAAGTGATCACAGATAAGATGGGTTTGAGAATCCTGGGAGGTGTTCGAAG TCTCTACACCTATGAAGGCCATCAGGTGACTGATGGGACTCAGCTGGAGAGTGGTCAGCTTTATGTGGCTGTGGGAAGAGAAAAGTTTAAGAAGCTAATGTACAGTGACCTTCTCTTCACCAAACCCAGAGGGAGTAGGAGGGTTAATGG AATGAAAGCGTACTCTCTGCCACCTATCTACAGATTCTCCAAGCAAAATGGACAT ACAACCCCTTCCAAGACTAAGTCCAAGTCTCAGTGCAGTGACAGCAGAGATGAAGACTCCAAGGCTTCTCCTACAATTGACAATGGCAATAACAAGGAGCACCTTGTCTCCATTGTCAGAGAGATCTCTCAGGCCAGACTCATCTCCCTCAGGAAGAGAAGAAGTGGACAAAGCGTGATCCTCGGCAACTCAATGGACAATG ATGACTTGGAACTAAAGACTGATGATGTTAACACTGATGCTAACACTGATTCTAAGACTGATGTTACCACTGATGTTACCACCGATGTTACCACTGACGTTACCACTGATGTTACCACCGATGTTACCACCGATGTTAACACTGATGTTAACACTGATGTTACCACCGATGTTACCACCGATGTTAACACCGATGTTAACACTGATGTTACCACCGATGTTACCACTGATGTTACCACTGATGTTAACACTGATGTTAACACTGATGTTACAACTGATGACACTGATGACAACCAAACCCCTGGTGAACAGCCAGCTGAAGAG CAACCTGCAGATGATGGTGTAAAAACCACAGAGGAGAACAGCAAAGAAGTAGGAGAGAATGAAGAGGCTGCTCctgaaaacacagaagaagaagaaactgtgGCCAACAAAGAAGAGCAGGAAAACCaggaagcaaatgatgaaaaagaggGGGTAGAAGATAATGGGGAAACTGatgagcaaaataatgaaagagaggaagaagcagTTGCAcctgaggagaaggaggaggagataaAAGGAGAAATCAAGGAGGAGGTCACAGATGAGGCCGAGCAGGAGGTTAAGAGTGAAGAGCAGGAGACCAGCACCAGCAACAGTGATGAGACCCAGAACAGTGAAAAGATAGAGGAGAGAAGCCACTCATCTTCTGAGGGTAAAAAGGATGAGCAAGAGACAAATgtggaagaagagaagaaagataCCAATGATGGAAACATGGAGAATATCAGTAATGACCAAAATAATGATGTAGAcacaggagaggaagagaaagataGAGAAAACAGCAGTGACCCAGGGGAGACTCAGACAGATAATTAG